The Erythrolamprus reginae isolate rEryReg1 chromosome 3, rEryReg1.hap1, whole genome shotgun sequence genome contains a region encoding:
- the LOC139163449 gene encoding LOW QUALITY PROTEIN: protein-glutamine gamma-glutamyltransferase E-like (The sequence of the model RefSeq protein was modified relative to this genomic sequence to represent the inferred CDS: deleted 1 base in 1 codon), whose protein sequence is MAELVPTQINWQVPSNSQAHRSSCFTTTELCVRRGQKLDFTLYFNRAPQAGESLGFVAETGPGPCEAQHTRCGFALSNSLAEGTWCAVQTVGNGSCISFSMSSSCRAAIGHYKLSLQVTCGNQVSTKLLGKFVLLFNPWCTGDLVHMANEAERQEYVLNENGIIFVGNANYIEARGWYYGQFQENILNICLHLLNLSLYHRQDPAGDASRRSDPRYVGRVISSMVNGNDGDNGVLEGKWSEDFAHHENPSRWDGSVAILRKWAQGGYRPVQYGQCWVFAGVAGTVLRCLGIPTRLVTNFNSAHDSNSNLSIDKYYDPAGKSLKMGQDSVWDYHVWNESWFVRRDLGNPYCGWQVIDATPQERSQ, encoded by the exons ATGGCAG AGTTGGTCCCCACGCAAATCAACTGGCAGGTGCCCAGTAATTCTCAGGCCCATCGCTCCAGCTGCTTCACTACCACGGAGCTCTGTGTCCGCCGCGGGCAGAAGCTCGACTTCACGCTGTACTTCAACAGGGCTCCGCAGGCAGGGGAGAGCCTGGGCTTCGTGGCAGAAACGG GCCCAGGCCCCTGCGAGGCCCAACACACCCGGTGTGGCTTCGCCCTCTCCAACAGCCTGGCCGAAGGGACCTGGTGTGCCGTGCAGACGGTCGGT AACGGCAGCTGCATCAGCTTCTCCATGAGCAGCTCCTGCAGGGCGGCCATCGGTCACTACAAGCTGAGCCTGCAAGTGACGTGCGGCAACCAGGTGTCAACCAAACTGCTGGGGAAGTTTGTCCTGCTCTTCAACCCCTGGTGCAcag GGGATCTGGTTCATATGGCCAACGAGGCAGAGAGGCAAGAATATGTGTTGAATGAAAACGGCATCATCTTTGTGGGCAATGCCAACTACATTGAAGCCCGTGGGTGGTACTACGGCCAG TTTCAGGAGAACATCCTCAACATCTGCCTCCACTTGCTGAATCTGAGCCTCTACCATCGCCAGGACCCGGCGGGTGACGCCTCGCGGCGGAGCGACCCCCGCTATGTGGGACGCGTCATCAGCTCCATG GTCAACGGCAACGATGGCGACAACGGGGTGCTGGAGGGCAAGTGGAGTGAGGATTTTGCCCACCACGAGAACCCTTCCCGGTGGGACGGCAGCGTGGCTATCCTGAGGAAGTGGGCACAGGGTGGCTACAGGCCTGTCCAGTACGGGCAGTGCTGGGTCTTTGCTGGCGTGGCAGGCACTG TCTTGAGATGCTTGGGAATCCCGACGCGCCTGGTCACAAACTTCAATTCTGCCCACGATTCGAACTCAAACCTGAGTATCGATAAATACTATGATCCTGCCGGAAAGAGCCTGAAGATGGGACAAGACTCAGTGTG GGATTATCACGTCTGGAATGAAAGCTGGTTTGTCCGGAGGGACCTGGGCAACCCCTACTGCGGCTGGCAAGTGATCGACGCCACCCCACAAGAGAGGAGCCAAG